The DNA segment ACCCGCAACGACTATGGCCTGGGCTTGATGAACGGTGACATTGGTATCGCCTTGAAGCTGCCCGAAAGCGACGGTGGGCCGCAGGTGCTGCGCGTGGCCTTCCCGCGCAACGATGGCCAGGGCGGAGTGCGCTTTGTGCTGCCCAGCCGCCTCAATGATGTGGAAACCGTCTACGCCATGACCGTGCACAAGTCCCAGGGCTCGGAGTTTGCCCACACGGCCTTGATCTTGCCGGATGCACTGAACCCGGTACTGACCAAGGAGCTGATCTACACCGGCATCACCCGCGCCAAGGATCGCTTCAGCTTGATCGAGACCCGTGGCGGGGTTTTCGAAGAGGCGGTGCGGCGCAAGGTAAAACGGTTGAGCGGGCTGATGTTGGAGTTGGGTGCGTGAGAATGTGGGAAAAACCTGACCGATATGTCGGGTTTTTCGTGATGAATGGCAGAATCTACCTAGAGCCCGTCTCGATGGGGTTTCCGCCAATATGCTATCGTTGCGGCATTATCCCGAGAAGATCATAGAGAATCGCTGCATGAACGTGGCTGTCTCGCCCGCAGAGCGTAGTTGGAGCTGGAGACGATTGCTGCTATCGGCCGTTTTGTGTCTCGTCACGCCTCTGGCTTTTGCCCAGGCGCCCACAGCCAGTGCAGCCGACCAGCGGGCCCAGGCCGTCACCCAGGTGGTACTGGGGATTCTCAGCTACGCCCGTTGGCCGGTGGAGCCCGCACAACTGCGGTTGTGCATCGTTGGCCCGACCCAATACACCGACGACCTGGTCAAGGGTACCACCCAGGCCACCGGCCGGCCGGTGGTGGTCCAGCGCTTGCTGGCGGACAACCCCAATATCGTCAATGCGTGCGACGCGCTGTACATCGGCAAGCTCACTCCTGACGAGCGTGGCCGCCTGTTCACCGCGTTGACTGGCCATCCGGTGCTGAGCATCAGCGAAGGCGGCGATCAATGCACTGTGGGTAGCCTGTTTTGCCTGCGGGTCACTGATGAGCAAGTCTCGTTCGAGGTCAACCTCGACTCCGTCGCCCGCAGCGGTGTGCGCATCCATCCCAGCGTCCTGCAGTTATCCCGTCGTCGGGCGCCGGAGCCATGAAGCTGCGTAACGCCAAAACCCGCCCTACATTACGTTCGGTCCTTGGTCGCGGGCACCTGAGTGTGGCGCTGGTGGCCGTAGCCATGGCCAGCGTCTCCCTGACCCTGCTGGGGGTGCTGGCCCTACGGGTATATGCCGACCACAACCTGCACCTGATCGCCCGCTCGATCAACTACACCGTAGGAGCCGCAGTGGTGTTCAAGGACCGCGTGGCGGCCACCGAAGCCCTGGCGCTGATTGCCTCCACTGAAGAAGTCGCTGAAGCCCGGGTGCTGGACCTCAACGGCAACACCCTGGCCCATTGGGTGCGTCCGGAAACGGGGGTGCTGTCCAGGATCGAGCTGGAGTTGGCCCACACGCTGCTGGAAGAGCCCATCAGCCAGCCGATCCTGCATCAAGGCCAGAAAATTGGCACCGTCGAGTTGAGTGGCCACGGCGGTAGCCTGTTGCGCTTTTTGCTCAGTGGCCTGGCGGGGATCATCATCTGTACCGCTATCAGTGGCTGGGTCGCGATTTACCTGGCACGGCGCATGTTGCGCGGCATTATCGGCCCCCTGCACAGCCTGGCCGACGTCGCCCACGCTGCGCGCAGCGAGCGGGCCTTCGACCGCCGTGTGCCGCCGGCGCAGATCGCCGAGCTCGACAGCCTGGGCAACGACTTCAATGCCCTGCTTGACGAGCTGGAAGCCTGGCAAACCCACCTGCAAAGCGAAAACGAAACCCTTGCCCACCAGGCCAGCCATGACAGCCTGACCGGGCTGCCCAACCGCGCCTTCTTTGAGGGCCGCCTGATTCGCGCCTTGCGCAGCGCGGCCAAGCTCAACGAGCGAGTGGCGGTGCTGTTCCTCGACAGTGACCGCTTCAAAGACATCAACGACAATTTCGGGCATGCCGCCGGTGACGCCGTCCTGGTTGCGGTCGCCGCGCGCGTGCGGGCGCAACTGCGCGAGAGCGACCTGGTGGCCCGCCTGGGCGGTGACGAGTTCGCCATCCTGCTCTCGCCCCTGCACAAGCTCGAAGATGCCCAGCGCATCGCCGACAAAATCATCGCCAGCATGGACCAGCCCATCCCGCTGCCGGGCAACACCGAAGTGTTGACCTCACTCAGTATCGGTATCGCGGTATATCCCGATCATGGTGCCACTCCCGGCGCCTTGCTCAATGCCGCCGATGTGGCGATGTACCAGGCCAAACGCCTTTCCCAGGGCGGCCAGC comes from the Pseudomonas shahriarae genome and includes:
- a CDS encoding YfiR family protein, with protein sequence MNVAVSPAERSWSWRRLLLSAVLCLVTPLAFAQAPTASAADQRAQAVTQVVLGILSYARWPVEPAQLRLCIVGPTQYTDDLVKGTTQATGRPVVVQRLLADNPNIVNACDALYIGKLTPDERGRLFTALTGHPVLSISEGGDQCTVGSLFCLRVTDEQVSFEVNLDSVARSGVRIHPSVLQLSRRRAPEP
- a CDS encoding diguanylate cyclase domain-containing protein; its protein translation is MKLRNAKTRPTLRSVLGRGHLSVALVAVAMASVSLTLLGVLALRVYADHNLHLIARSINYTVGAAVVFKDRVAATEALALIASTEEVAEARVLDLNGNTLAHWVRPETGVLSRIELELAHTLLEEPISQPILHQGQKIGTVELSGHGGSLLRFLLSGLAGIIICTAISGWVAIYLARRMLRGIIGPLHSLADVAHAARSERAFDRRVPPAQIAELDSLGNDFNALLDELEAWQTHLQSENETLAHQASHDSLTGLPNRAFFEGRLIRALRSAAKLNERVAVLFLDSDRFKDINDNFGHAAGDAVLVAVAARVRAQLRESDLVARLGGDEFAILLSPLHKLEDAQRIADKIIASMDQPIPLPGNTEVLTSLSIGIAVYPDHGATPGALLNAADVAMYQAKRLSQGGQHTAESEHPAANVQHRS